Proteins from a genomic interval of Crassostrea angulata isolate pt1a10 chromosome 7, ASM2561291v2, whole genome shotgun sequence:
- the LOC128191461 gene encoding neural cell adhesion molecule 2-like isoform X6 codes for MIIRSAVMNNAGLWLVLMGLVIVGTEGQDIVIEGESPLKVTGYSSSMITCRNTAGGEQDNLKWYGANKNEVQSYYANALIYSTSFETNSLSLVFTNISENDAGEYTCNGTVNGTPQSATVMVMVNMPLIVTDEMAPPIQKVQEGKKGFIKCTGPGGFIVSWIRNGNQIKQDTNGTDDTPRYAQVQNGLEITNVNASLDEGTFICNVFKLGSSQFKRININVRVTVPPKITTPPSAGQAVVGEQYRFECLATGKPPPEYLWFKDGSTNELAGDRYEINKQSGILIIKNVIKDDEGVYKCDARNEADSVVESASLSVIIPPKILEHMNKSGEEGNDAVLICKAYGDPIPTIKWFKGDKVIQDATATQDINEKTVVSSLTITSLTKENGGQYTCEAATQGAPSDKKNVYLSVKYKPAFDPDMASTAWTWKNAPGNLTCLVRGEPRPTVEWYSIPNENGDRSKIEEESFYSISTKYIDANTVQSILRVVYDFTTPLGDYLCKATNDLGSTNRTIRLSKANPPSQPSVTEVMITPTTADFIVRFSSVSNAPPPKRLKVTVTPFPTERIQYFTVGVVNGRPKEVTVNLKDLTPSTSYTFEFTGESDAGEGQPKRESRNTLAPREPYKVVIRNSLKDGEYPTKYLLEWETPKNGGADIDRIEICHRRVQVLADQSPNNEYQFKETITEFVCQNALPNQSTYELTNLNPNTYYEVRIRANNVHGLSESSLYIFKTKGATLMPQPHSDQPIQTTVSSIKNSRVEPQSSGEGEDGISIGVIIAILIIAFIVLFIVVDVTCYYKKRLGVIMCFKQRFCSGSSAGAGGAKDAEKGGDEENTKPLLKTEEEEKNGKEELKEMEPEEKEKDAEKSPTIENAEEAKPAPESPKQETPKETKPEEKSPTSEAKPEAPAAEKKEAK; via the exons agggtCAAGACATTGTGATTGAGGGTGAAAGTCCCTTAAAAGTGACAGGCTATTCCAGCAGCATGATCACTTGTAGAAACACTGCAGGGGGTGAGCAAGACAATCTGAAGTGGTATGGGGCCAACAAAAATGAAGTTCAGAGTTATTATGCCAATGCTTT AATTTATTCAACTAGTTTCGAAACCAATTCTCTGTCACTGGTATTCACAAATATCTCGGAAAATGATGCAGGAGAATATACTTGTAATGGAACAGTTAATGGAACTCCACAAAGTGCCACTGTCATGGTGATGGTGAATATGCCTCTGATAGTGACAGATGAAATGGCACCTCCTATTCAGAAAGTTCAGGAGGGCAAGAAAGGTTTCATCAAATGCACCGGTCCAGGGGGGTTTATTGTATCTTGGATTAGGAATGGAAACCAAATTAAACAAG ACACCAATGGAACTGATG ATACCCCAAGGTATGCGCAAGTGCAAAATGGATTGGAAATCACAAACGTCAACGCCAGTTTGGATGAGGGAACATTTATCTGCAATGTGTTCAAACTAGGATCATCTCAATTCAAAAGAATCAACATAAATGTCAGAGTTACAG TTCCTCCCAAAATTACCACCCCTCCCAGCGCTGGCCAGGCAGTTGTTGGGGAACAGTACAGATTTGAATGCTTAGCCACTGGAAAGCCACCCCCGGAGTACCTCTGGTTCAAG GATGGCAGTACAAATGAATTAGCAGGAGACCGATATGAAATCAACAAGCAGTCAGGCATTCTGATTATAAAGAATGTGATAAAAGACGATGAGGGAGTTTACAAATGTGATGCTCGAAACGAGGCTGACAGTGTTGTTGAATCCGCTAGCCTTAGTGTCATCA TTCCACCTAAAATACTTGAACATATGAATAAGTCTGGTGAAGAAGGAAACGATGCAGTCTTGATATGTAAGGCCTACGGAGATCCCATTCCCACCATTAAGTGGTTTAAAGGCGATAAAGTTATCCAAGATGCAACAGCT ACTCAGGATATAAATGAGAAAACTGTAGTCTCAAGTCTGACGATAACTTCCCTGACAAAGGAAAATGGTGGACAATATACCTGTGAAGCTGCTACCCAGGGTGCTCCAAGTGACAAGAAGAATGTTTATCTTTCTGTTAAAT ATAAACCTGCATTTGATCCTGATATGGCATCTACTGCTTGGACTTGGAAAAATGCGCCTGGAAATCTGACTTGCTTGGTGCGAGGAGAACCCAGACCTACTGTCGAATGGTATTCCATTCCCAATGAAAATGGAGACAGATCAAAGATTGAAGAAGAGAGCTTTTATTCCATCTCAACCAAATATATAGATGCCAACACAGTTCAAAGCATTTTAAGg GTTGTGTATGACTTTACAACACCACTTGGAGACTATCTTTGTAAAGCTACAAATGATTTAGGAAGCACAAACAGAACTATAAGACTTTCAAAAGCTA atcCACCATCCCAACCATCAGTAACAGAGGTAATGATTACACCAACCACTGCCGACTTCATCGTCAGGTTTAGTTCTGTTTCCAACGCTCCCCCACCAAAGAGGCTAAAGGTCACTGTAACACCCTTTCCAACCGAGAGGATTCAATACTTCACTGTTG GAGTTGTGAATGGCAGACCAAAGGAAGTGACAGTCAACCTAAAAGACCTGACACCCAGCACTAGTTACACGTTTGAATTTACTGGAGAGAGTGATGCTGGAGAAGGACAACCCAAAAGGGAATCCAGGAATACCCTAGCACCTC GAGAGCCATATAAAGTGGTGATTAGGAATTCACTCAAGGATGGCGAATATCCAACGAAGTACCTTTTAGAGTGGGAGACACCAAAGAATGGAGGAGCTGATATCGATCGTATTGAAATTTGCCACAGAAGG GTACAAGTACTAGCAGACCAGTCCCCGAACAATGAATACCAGTTTAAGGAAACGATCACAGAATTTGTTTGCCAAAACGCCTTGCCAAACCAATCAACATATGAACTTACAAACTTGAACCCAAATACATATTACGAAGTTAGAATCAGGGCTAACAATGTCCATGGATTATCGGAAAGCAGCTTATACATCTTTAAAACCAAAGGGG CAACATTGATGCCCCAGCCTCACAGTG ATCAACCAATACAAACTACAGTTTCCAGTATAAAGAATTCTCGAGTCGAACCACAATCCTCAGGAG AAGGTGAGGACGGTATCTCTATTGGTGTTATCATCGCCATCCTGATCATCGCTTTCATCGTCCTCTTCATTGTGGTCGATGTGACGTGTTACTACAAGAAGAGGTTGGGCGTCATCATGTGCTTCAAACAGAGGTTTTGTAGCGGATCCAGCGCCGGAGCCGGGGGCGCCAAAGACGCCGAGAAAGGCGGGGACGA GGAGAATACCAAACCGTTACTGAAAACTGAGGAGGAAGAAAA AAATGGGAAAGAAGAATTGAAGGAAATGGAACCTGAAGAAAAGGAGAAAGATGCTGAAAAATCACCCACT ATTGAAAATGCAGAGGAGGCAAAACCTGCCCCGGAATCTCCTAAGCAAGAGACACCGAAGGAGACCAAGCCCGAGGAGAAATCCCCGACATCCGAGGCCAAACCCGAGGCTCCAGCAGCTGAGAAAAAGGAAGCAAAATAA